Part of the Topomyia yanbarensis strain Yona2022 unplaced genomic scaffold, ASM3024719v1 HiC_scaffold_227, whole genome shotgun sequence genome, GGATGACCAAATGGAGAtggagtcgactcctaaggctctccccttacccaaacaatatccagagctctctaCTGGTccttttgtggtcttctttcggcccaaaacaaaatcgctgaatctattacagatttcaaaagacctgacggaacgattCTCGGCtatgaccgaaataaaaaaggtccgctcagacaggctgagggtcgtgttgactaactcaaagcaggcaaacgatattgcttgctgcgagcactttacgaaggactattatgtgtatattccagctgtaaaagtacagtctgaaggcgttgtcaccgatgagagtttgacatgcgatgatctgctgcagtacggggttggccgttttagagaccgcttacctcagccagtgaaaatacttgggTGCAAgagtttgcactcagtagtagttgcgagggatggttcaaaaacgtacccccaatcaaactcttatcgggtgaccttcgctggtaccgctttgccaaagctacgccaccatcctcaacaaacattcatgctcacttgcctcctgacgagggcggggctgatgacccacaagagggaacatctactagggtgcctagaagttataggaagaggaggaacatttcctctcctaaagttcctcGTAAAGGCCATAAGGTGTTTCTTGACGGAGCTgtgaaagtcacatctattggaagtgttgcaatcaaaccgaagcaagtaactacgggtctcggaggattaagctcagaggagttcccagcacttccaggaacatcaaaaatcccaagtgttcctttgtttcagatcgagaataatcacagcactggagttatcaaactctcggacatagtggactggataataaaaactttcaatattactgatcctattaaaagtctttgctccctacagtaagaacagttttgaagcagttgactgctaaatggccccttctttcagcgattgtatccttcgatggctaactcatcgaacgaggtcacggatttgatcactgttctacagtggaattgcggaagtatcatcccgaaaatcgattccttcaaaattttaataaatagagttgcgatgcatttgcattatgtgaaacttgattAGCTTCTGATATAGatatcaacttccacgattttaatattattcgcctggatcgagacacccctatggaggagtgcttttggggatcaaaaagtgctattccttctacagaattaacctcccctcgataacaggtattgaagttgtcgcttgtcaagtaacaaccaaaggcaaagatcgtTGCATAGCTTCCAATTATGTCCCCCCAACACCGctattgggcatcgccggctacatgacatcatagaatccctgcctgctccgcgactagttttaggagactttaactctcacggtaccgaattgggttgcctttatgatgataaacgttcctctttaattcacaatatttgcaacaaattcaatatgacaattctaaacacgagtgaaatgacacggattcctcccccgcCAGCGCGCCccagcgcattagatttatcgacgttagacaagcgaatgaagagtttgatgaaagccaaaaactcggttattggcgccggttcgttgacggattaacgagagaaacatcgatgagcactctttggggaacagcccgacgtatgcgaaatcgaaacagtactaatgagagcgtggaatattcaaaccgttggatattcgatttcgccaagaaggtttgtccggattccgccccggcacagaagatctaccgcgccgcgtcccgtcacgataacgcgaacgaaacacctttctcgatggtgaagttctcacttgctctcttgtcgtgtaacaataaagctccagggccagacagaatcaaattcaacttgttgaagaatctgccagactctgccaagagacgcttgttgaacttatttaataagtttcttgaggctaacattgtcccacacgattggaggcaagtgaaggtcatcgccatccaaaaaccaggaaaaccagcatccgaccacaattcgtatcgaccgatcgcaatgctatcttgtatccggaagttgttcgagaaaatgatcctatcccgcctcgacaattgggtcgaagcaaatggcttacgttttggcatcactgtttgctacacCCCGGTCGTCAACAAAGCTAgtagttttctttttaatttatacTTGCTGAACAATCGtgatcgtttttatttttgtactatttatttttcgtgttaatCGGTTGTGCAAGAACTTTGAAGTTTCATGAACTTAACCAGCATCATATCTGATAGCTGCAAGTGTTGTTTTTAGTGAAAGTGATAGTTTCgtgttttgaagtagaatacttctaacgtttcaatatggggtcccgtttcaaaaatttcagttgagaaattttcccaggtttgaaatgcgagtatcttccgttctactggacgaaattgcaatatttttgcactatctgatcggaaatttgtgcacgtatttcgtattaaatttcgtaattagtgcgactactataaataaaccaaaactaggatttttaaaaaatccttcggaaacagcgaggaaaatgcgcaatttgccagcatatcccacgcagagccgtcaaaaaggggcatgtaagcgtttcattacatacgggaatattatatatacaggtcacgcgagcttgttttgtatcagtaggtgcccgcttaccacacgagcaacatgttcgtccggacggtacaatgagcggtatcatgtttgcgttcccgtatcaagcgtcatcgcaaggttcttcgtgataaaatccagggaatcacaaaatccgccattcggcgtctggcttgtcgtggtggtgtaaaatgcatctccgatttaatctacgaatgctgatggtgtgcaggaaaatgtcatccgagatgccgtgacctacactgaacacgccaagcgcaaaaccgcaatgaatgtcgtctatactctgaagcggcagggacgcactttgtatggatttggaagttgaaaaggtagaactcacttgtatcattataaaaaaggcccttttcagggccaccaaaatcatttcaaagaataagtttgcattttctgtttcatggactgtttctccttggagagctatttgggttaaaccctaaattatgatttatttcagtacgcaaattgcaaatatggtcagaaacaaactggagtgaagtggaaaacatttttactaggcgcattcaaaaaaggtttcaattctcaaacattttgccaaggtgccgtattacattactctctttaccctgagtgttcgataatctccgtagtggaaacacaatttcaattttgttctttatcaaaaatatgtggtcgaccaaccaaggggtggagctacgacgagcacatattgaggacaacacaaaaaggacgagcttacattgtgctgtagtcaggtataaaaactcagcatgctgttgctcacgctcagttcgtttccagcatcagcatacagtagttcgtttgcagcatctcccgcaaaattcaaaccgccgtccgtttgctgctgtcagaagagttggccaagcatgccgtcttcgatggcaccaaaactgttaccatatacaccagcaccaagtaaatttcgaacactgcccaatgaaaaggcccttttcagggccatcaatttatcgacaaagaatgaaattgaagttttgttattacaagcatcagcttgtcaagagcgttggatagtaagtgagccacttgtgaataataccgtcgctttcacgagaatggcacaaaatcgaaagttatttgtgatttacagacagtttagtgtaatgattcaatttacaaaaatcgaacgttttctaaatcTTCTGTtgttttgaatgaaaaccttcgatttttgcgctgattggaaatagttgactaattctgtagaatgtacaattactgaaataacggattttgtgaaagcagtggttggtccatacaattcgattccaagcgagccagactagttttcgttggaaggtccacctctgacaatagaagtaaactattttattttgaattcaactacaacttccttgaaaacagcacagctcaaaaaacttttgggaaaaacgagcaaacctaaattttccactataatggaaactgcctgtgcccagccgcacagcatcatcaagattgatagtaattcaagccgggaggaaagaggttgtaaggcaatggaaaacgaaaatttcatttatatcttactggaatataattggctggtcctgaaaagaacttgttggtttgtggtttattttggatcacaatttaggcctgctcgattgctgatagctgtgaatatctcgcagggcgacagtttctgttcagtagtgatgaggcttcctaacgccaaccgtgactggggcacttttacacggccttcgttgcttactgcttgcggggaggctttcctccggtggacttacgagcggtatgtttggtgcgggccatttatcaacaaagaatcgaattgaaattttgttattacaagcatccgaaagtagcttgccaagagcgttcgatggcaagtgagctacttgtgaacaatatcgtagatttcacgtagaatgaaacaaaattaaaagttatcatttgtgtgtttgtttacagtttcgtgtttactaggcgcattcaaaaaaggtttcaattctcaaacattttaccaaggtgccgtattagattactctttttaccctgagtgttcgataacctccgtattggaaacacaattttaaatttgttctttatcaaaaatatgtggtcgaccaacaaaggggtggagctacgaagaacacatattgaggacaacacaaaaaaggacgagcttacattgtgctgtagtcaggtataaaaactcagcatgctgctgttcacgatcagttcgtttgcagcatcagcatgcagcagtttgtttgcagcatctcccgcaaaattcaaaccgcagtccgtttgctgctgtcagaagagttggccaagcacgccgtcttcgatggcaccaagtaaatttcgaacactgcccaaagaaaaggcccttttcagggccatcaatttatcgacaaagaatcgaattgaaattttattacaagcatcagaaagtggcttgccaagagcgttggatggtaagtgagccacttgtgaacaatatcgtcgctttcaagtcgaatggcacaaaataaaaaagttatttgtgtgatttgtagacatgttagtgtaatgattcaatttacaaaaatgtagaatgttcaattactgaaaataacagtttttgtgaaagcagtggttggtccatacaattcgattccaagcgagccagactagttttcgttggaaggtgcatctctgacaataaaaataaactattttattttgaattcaactacaacttctttGAAAACAACACAgctaaaaacttttgggaaaaacgcgcaaacctaaattttccaccataataaaaactagtgcccccgccgtacagcatcatcaagattgatagttattcaagccgggaggaaagggagagggaggttgtaaggcaatggaaaatttcatttataataataatactttataattggctggttctgaaaacaacttgttggtttgtggtttattttgggtcacaatttaggcccgctcgatttctgatagctgtgaatttttcgcagggcgactgtttctgttcggtagcgatgaggctcttaacgccaaccgtgactggggcacttttacacggcctttgttgccaaccagccccctgtcaaggacgacgtctctgtacagccagcatcactgccatgaaaggcaaaacattgattttgaaccgaatgattagaagctgtatttagttacaaaatgtcgattaaattaaattattaaatcatcccacaagatgcaaaacgtcgtgtggaatgcttgaatatcgagcatagtgccgaacataattctttgtttggggctttatagctataacgccccatatatgtcggtcgctgtcaaactccatatgatggtatagggttgccagggggttgttgccaactgcttgcggggagcctttcctccggtggacttacgagcggtttgtttggtacaggccatgtagcgaaaaatgctgatctgctacttctctgatgctggtagtaggacgacggtcaaacgctcgtttgcgtgccttcattcataaaagttcaacaatattttcaaagaatgttgcaaattgtcaacttgataattccaaaaatactccaaataaactatgaatgtgctaaagtcgacaaaatcgcatagaaattgcttattccagagcagaatttaccggtctaaagtgtattctacttcactccggttatgtctctgacattacccacccatcttttttttctacttcacgTTATCACTTTGCACAACGTTACGCTCAATTTGTTGAcaaaagcgacatcttctgGTGGATAGCTGATAGTTGCATGCAAGTTCGCTTCATTTTTGCTGCGTTTATTGCATACCCGGTAGGCGTTATTTTCTTTGCtcaaaagcatggcttgtaccaactgctcgaaagtcATAAATGATTCTGAGCGAATCACCTGTCGTGGGTATTGCGGAAATTCGTTTCACATGATATGTGTCAAGTTGGATTATGACGTTCGTGATGTTCTGGGAATCCACTCACGGAATATATTCTGGATGTGTAACGGATGTGCTGATTTGTTTTGTAACGATAATTTCCgcagaatggcttcgcgttgttgcgacaatGCAATGCCcgacgacaattctctgaaatcattaaaggatgacatagctgatttaaaagatgtcgttaaagctctctcggttaaagtcgACACAAAACCGCTATCTCCAACGGTAAATACACCTTGGACAGGGATTGCTGCATATAATCCCGTTCCAAACACTCCTAAGCGCAAGCGTGAAGATGATCCGCTCAAAGCAAAAATCACTAATATTCGTGGAgcaaaagctgcgtttgaaacgataaaaacagtatcaccacctgaggagctgttatgggtctacttgtctgcatttgatcccagcacgacggacgaTGAAGTTTCTAgacttgtgaaagattgtctgggaaaggatatgcaaccaaaaatagttcgcctagttcctaaggataaggatctctcatcgctgagcttcatcaccttcaaagttggcgttagcaaatcatgcagggataaggctctgtccaaagactcttggccggagaacatctactttcgtgaatttgtgaccaattcaaaaattcaacggcctatcatcaggatcgctgcgaagaagaatccatctggtggtggacagtagcgccaagctatcccggataaactcgtctgtcTAATTTCATGTTCCTCGGTGAGCGACATCGAACTACCTGGCGAATCGgcaacttcttctgtgtcaggtaaagccaagaagggtatatgtccttccgaagcacttcaagatgctgcacaccctcaatgtaaatttcacttacagtctgctgatgaacactaCTCAATCGACTCTACCGCTCCAGCGAACCTTCAATGTCATAATGATAATTTCGATCGCATCGCATCTGTCCGCTCaggtaaacatttaaataatatatgtccttccgaagctacacgtgatactgcgcaccttcaaGTATGCCTCCCATTGCAGTCAGCCGCTGGACGCAACAGTTATGACGTAGTCATTCCCTCCGTATCGCAGCTTGTTCCCCTTCCTGACAACAGTACATCCTGCTCTCCCCGCGCTATTTGCGGTGATAGTGATCATCGAGCCCACAGTCCTGAAACTTGGAATGCAGCACGACACCTCTCACATGACACTGATGGTTTGCGGGTTTACTATCAGAACGCGAGAGGgcttaagacgaaaattgatgacgtgtatttagctgctgtggacggtgactacgatgtttgcgtcttcaccgaaacatggctcgatgcgcgtataacatcagtgcagcttttcggcgatgcttacaccgtataccgtgcggaccgaaatagtggcaacagtattcgcggacgtggaggaggagttttgattgctgtttccaccgcatttgcctcatgtgagattgatgtaggtagtttaaccagtgttgaggctgtttgggttagaattacaactccatcgaggaacttttatattggtgctgtctatattcctcctgaaaagcgactcgactgcaatatcatgcaacttcacatggatgctgtgaataacgcttcttcacaagctggcgcggatggcgtgatgattgtccttggtgatttcaatcagccaggactcatttgggtgccgtcacgacacggatacgcttacccggacccgattgcttcgacaaccaacatcgccagtcgtttgctactggacggatttgctttcaacgggctaagtcaagtaagcatgattcctaaccaccagtcacgctttctggatctcgtctttgttagtgaaactattatacctgtatgttccgtcaatgaagcatccagcgtgattgttccacttgacaactttcatcccgcgcttgaaatctcaattggcactattcgatcagttcagtatatagaaactctttctgtcgaccgtctcaactttcgcaaaactgattttgtaaaggtccgcagttctctgtcgcaaattgattggagtgtactgcatgcccaagtgagtgttaatgctgcagttgccatctacaagcgactactactgaactgtgttgagacctcagtgcctaaatgtcagcctcctagcaagccaccctggtcaaacagcactcttcgaaagctaaaacgtactcgagcaaaaaccctacgtgcgtacacaaatcgacggtgtcctctttctaagcgcatgttcactttagccagtaatgagtatcgttgttacaacaagcttctgtacaaacgctatgtaaaccgcatccagaataatctacgccgaaacccgaagggcttttggtcatttgtcaacacgaagcgtaaagaaactggacttccatcaaggatgctttacgacggcgaagaagctacgacaactgtggcgaaatgtacgctgtttgccagattcttctcgagtgttttttcaactgactcgccaaccgcaaacgaactcgaaaatgcctctcgcgacgttcctgcttgtgctgttgatttggatgtgtttactgtctctgaacaaatggttatatctgcaattcggaaaaccaagtcatcttatgcacccggcctcagtgctataccttcaactgtattgaaaaaatgttcggacttacttgtaacaccacttgcatatatttttaacctatcgcttcagcagcaaacgtttcctgaggattggaaatgctcagttatgttcccggtattcaagaaaggtgacaaacgcaacatagcgaactatcgcggaatctcttcgctaggagtcgaatctaaagtttttgaatcaattatcaacgaggcgttattttctgcttgtcgacactacattagtacatctcagcacggatttttcccaggacgttcagtcgagacgaatctcgtctgctttacgtcattttgcacggaacaaatgtctaagaaattgcaggtggatacaatatacactgatctaaaggcagcttttgatagagttaatcatgagatactgataacaaagcttgataagctagggtgttctactagattctgccattggcttcgatcctaccttgtgcaccgtgaaatcgttgttcaaattggcgatattgtttcagaatcctttttcaacacttccggagttcctcaaggtagtacgctaggtccactacttttttcactgttcgtgaacgatgcggttttcgttctaagccgtggaagaaagctgttttttgccgacgacttaaaattttttcttgttatacggaatgaagccgattgccgtgagctacagcatcttattgacaccttttatagctggtgtgtaagaaacatgatggtccttagcgttgcaaaatgttttgtcatcagctattaccgaacgagaaatatggttaccttcaaatataacatcgcaggaactctactacaacgcgttgaccacgtgaaggatctaggagtcattcttgatgataagctaacgtatactcatcacgtctcagcgaccatcgacagagccaatcgtttgctgggatttattttcaaaatatccaacgaatttcgggatcctctatgcttcaaggctctttattgctcattggtgcgcccgcagttggaatttgcaaacgtcgtttggtgcccgtatcaagctacgtggagccttaggatcgaagcagtccagcgtaaattcatacgatatgcgttacgtgaattgccgtggaacgatccattaaacctgccaccgtacgaggaccgttgtcgtcttttaggacttaatactttaacacgccggagacatgcagcgcaagctaccttcgtgtcaaagattctgctggctgaatatgatgatccggagctactagcgcaaatcaacctctacgcgcctacccgttctcttcgccctcgagccctgctgcattctgaaatgcgcagcactaactacgctaccaatagtccaattttagcaatgagtcgtcgcttcaacgagtttgctgaaattttcgacttcgtcatgaactcttcgcagtttcgtcgtcgtgtattgtcactattttaattatgtttagtttaccttagtttagtatagttcattaagacaaattgtcagttggacttttttttatacaaatacaaatacaaatacatactgtcagatacacaatttggctttcgcaaaggcaaagggacgaacgattgtcttgcgttgctctcaaccgaaattcaaatggcccatgctagtaaagagcagatgacatcagtgttcctagatataaagggggcttttgattcagtttctatcaacattctttcagagaagctgcaccagcatggtctttcagcgactttaaacaactttttactaaacttgttgccggaaaagcacatgcatttttcgcatggtgacttatcgacatcacgatttagctacatgggccttccccagggctcatgtctaagccccctgttatacaatttctacgtcaacgacattgatgaatgtcttgacaattcctgcacgttaagacaacttgcagacgatggcgtggtgtctgttacgggacccaaagctgtcgatctacaaggaccattaaagaataccttggacaatttgtctgcatgggctattaagctgggtatcgaattctccacggagaaaactgcacAACTACAGCACAACTACGCACAgaaaccagcacaactacagcttctattaatgggtcaaactatagctcaggtcttcacagtaaaatatctaggggtctggttcgactcgaaaggtacttggggatgccatattcggtatctgaaacagaaatgccaacaaaggatcaactttcttcgtacactaaccggaacgtggtggggtgcccacccaggagacctaattaggttgtatcaaacaacgatactgtcggtactggaatacggatgcttctgctttcgatccgccgcgaacatacatttcatcaaactcgaaagaattcagtatcgttgtttgcgtatcgccttagggtgcatgcagtcgacccatacgatgagtctcgaagtcctgtcgggcgttctcccgctgaaaaatcgattttgggaactctcatatcgattgctcattcgatgcgatatcttgaacccgttggtgattgaaaatttcgaaaggcttgttgagctcaattctcagacccgttttatgtccctgtactttgactacatggcgcaattaattcttcttcttacaatcccaaccgtgtgcatttcataaatacttctgaatctactgttttgttcgacacatccatgaaagacgagattagtggaattccggaccacatacgcccacaagtggttccaaatattttttataataaattccgagaagtcgactgttctaagatgttttatactgacggatcaaacctcgaagggtccactggcttcggtatttgcaatcaaaagttcaccgcctcctacaaaatcagtgaccctgcttcagtttacgccgcagaactagctgctattcagtatacccttgacacattacccgcagaccattacttcatcgtctcggatagtctgagttctattgacgctattcgctcgatgaaacatggaaagcattcctcgtattttttggggaaaatacaggagctactgagtgctttatctgacaaatctttccagattaccttggtgtgggtcccttctcatagctccattccgggcaatgagaaggcggactccttagctaaggtgggtgcctttgaaggtgacgtttttgaaagaccaatttgcttccacgaatttttcagtattactcatcagagaactctcgaaagttggcaaacctcgtggagcaatggggagctaggaaggtggctacattcgatagtccctaaggtatcgacgaaaccttggttcaaggggatggatgtgggtcgtgacttcattcgtgtgatgtcccgactcatggcgaaccattacacgctggatgcacatctccgacgtattgggctcgtggagagtggtatctgcacttatggcgacggttatcacgatatagagcacatagtctgggcgtgcaccgagtacagttccgcctggtctcggcttatggacaccctccgggcccgaggaagaccacccaacgcggcgtcccagtacatgattcttcctgatgaaggccaccctgattctgtaatccatccgttgatctcccgaagtctgaaactgaaataatgttctccccctgccatgtttgtccaccctacttcccctgactcttatacacagaagtaacaccccttcgccccccccccccccccaaatatcttcacgaagcatttagctcttcctgtcttttctagttttaactattatattatatgatctcgttgaaaatgcccaactctactaccacataaaataactctaattaatgtctccgaatatttacaaaatttaatcacgccctctaattatttctacttttaagatagtcgtaaaaattttcccctttagttaaacattatttgctccaataatctcattgctaagaatgtcaaaccatat contains:
- the LOC131694998 gene encoding uncharacterized protein LOC131694998 — its product is MACTNCSKVINDSERITCRGYCGNSFHMICVKLDYDVRDVLGIHSRNIFWMCNGCADLFCNDNFRRMASRCCDNAMPDDNSLKSLKDDIADLKDVVKALSVKVDTKPLSPTVNTPWTGIAAYNPVPNTPKRKREDDPLKAKITNIRGAKAAFETIKTVSPPEELLWVYLSAFDPSTTDDEVSRLVKDCLGKDMQPKIVRLVPKDKDLSSLSFITFKVGVSKSCRDKALSKDSWPENIYFREFVTNSKIQRPIIRIAAKKNPSGGGQ